The sequence CGGCCCGATCGTCCTCCGGCGCGCCGATCATCGCGTCGAGCGCCGCCAACCGGTCGTCCAGCGCTGCGATCGCCTGCCGCTCCTCCCGTTCGGCGTCGGCCGCCTGCGCGGCCAGCCGTTCGGCGGAGACGAGCTCGGCGTCGGCTTGCTCGGCGGCGCGCTGCAGCGACGCGATCCGGTCCCGCGCGGCCCGGATCGTGTCCTTCGCCGCGAGATCGGCCCGCTGCTCCCGCAGCCGCCGCTCCGTCCAGTCCGGCCCGGCCTGGGCCAGCAGCTCCGACAACCGCTCCGACAGGTGCCGTTCCTCCTCGGCGGCCGCAGCGAGCCGGTCGCGCTGCTCGCGGTAGACCGCGGCTTCCGCCAGCAGCGCCTCCAGCTCGCCCCGCCGCTCCAGCAGCGGCGCATCCCGCCGGCCGTCGGGCAGCGACTCCGCGGCTTCCCGCGCCTCCCGCAGCGCCCGGCCGGCCCGCTCCAGCTCCAGCTCCGCCTGCTCCAGCGCGGCGGCGAGCCGCTCCAGCCGTTCGGCCGCATCCTCCGGCCAATCGCCCTCCGGCTCGCCGCCAAGCGCGGCGAGCCGCTCCCGGTGCACGGCGAGCCGCGCCGCGTGAGGCTGGGCTTCGGCCGCCCGCTCCAGGCGCAGCAGCTCCCGGCGCTTCTCCGCGAGCCGCCGTTCGGCCGCCTCGATCTCCCGCTCCAGCCGGCGGCCCTCCTCGACCGCCTCGTTAAACGCGCCGAGCGCTTCCTTCGCGTCGCGCAGCTCCCGCTGCGCCGCTTCCAGCTCCTGAAGCGTCGCGTTGATCTCCCGCTGGCCGCGCGGGCGGTACAGCTTGTCCATCGCGCTTTGCAGCTTCTCTTCCGCGGCGGCGGCCGCCCAGCCGTCGCCGCCCCAGCCCGCTCCCTGCAGGAAGCGGCCGACGGCCTCCCCTTCCAGCGCGCCCAACTGCCGCAGATCGTCCAATCCGACGGCGAACCAGCGGCGGAACAACGCGCCGTCGACCGGCCCCAGCCGGGCGGCGTATTCGGCTTCCGCGGAGCGGATCGGGGGCGAAGCCGAGCCTTCGCCGAGCAGCGTCGCGCCGAACCCGGAAGAGCGGCCGCCCCGGCCCGCGCCGCTCTCCGAGCGGTCGATCCGGATGCGGAGGCCGTCCGGCCACGACACGACGACGCTTCCGCCGTAAGCGCCCCCGCCAGGCGGCGCGTATTTCTCCGCGGGAGCCAGCTTCGGCGGAAAGCCGAACAGCCCGAATCGCACGAAGTTCATCCAGGTGCTTTTTCCCGCTTCGTTCGGGCCGTAGATCAGCGTCGCTCCCTCGCCGGGCTCGATGGCGCAGCGCGACAGCATGCCGAAGCGCTCGATCGACATCGACTCAATCCGCATCGCCCCGACCCTCCCGTTCCAACTGTTCCCAAGCGGCCGCAACCGCCAGCTCTCTCGCTTCCAGCAGCCAGCGGGCGACATCCTTGTCCGATTCGCGCAGCCATACCGCCGCCTTGCCGTCCAGCAGCGCGGCGAGGGTCCGCCTGGCCCATTCTTCCGCGGCCTTGGGGTCCGCCGCCAGCCGGTCGGCGGCGGCGACGATCTCGCCCAGCAATCCTTCCTGTCCCCGCCACGCTTCCGGATCGACCGGCATGCCCGAAGCCTCCAGAACGGCGCCGCTCGGCCAGACGAACGCATACTCGTCGTCGGCCGCGCGCAGCGCTTCCCGTTCGCGGATCTCCGCAAGCAGTTCCTGAAGCGCACCCCCGGACGCCGACAGCTCCCGATACAGCGGGGAGCGGCCCTTCAGCCGGAAGCGCACGACGCATGCCCGTCCGTCCGACTCCCGCCTGGCCGCTTCCACCTCACGCTCCATGGCCGATTTAAGCTCTTGCGCCGTCCGGACGGCCGTCAGATCGACCGGAGCCGACCGCCACCGGACCTGATCCGCCGGGCGGAACCGGAGGGACGCCCGGCCGGAATCGGCGACTTCGACGGCGTAGCAGCCTTTCGCTCCCGTCTCGCGGATGCTGCGTCCCTGCAGGTTGCCCGGATAGACGACATAAGGCGCTTCGCT comes from Paenibacillus thermoaerophilus and encodes:
- a CDS encoding metallophosphoesterase family protein, which produces MKAFKFIHAADLHLDSPFVGLERLPEAVRRRIRESTFRALDRLVGIAIEERADAVVIAGDVYDAADRSLRAQLKFQRALETLSERNIPVYISHGNHDPLDGARASLDMPPGVHVFGGAEAECVPVEGGRRGTLAWVHGQSFSTRAVTDNLAAGFARRRSDLFQIGLLHANVDGDPEHDNYAPCRLRDLEASGIDYWALGHVHARRVLSEAPYVVYPGNLQGRSIRETGAKGCYAVEVADSGRASLRFRPADQVRWRSAPVDLTAVRTAQELKSAMEREVEAARRESDGRACVVRFRLKGRSPLYRELSASGGALQELLAEIREREALRAADDEYAFVWPSGAVLEASGMPVDPEAWRGQEGLLGEIVAAADRLAADPKAAEEWARRTLAALLDGKAAVWLRESDKDVARWLLEARELAVAAAWEQLEREGRGDAD
- a CDS encoding AAA family ATPase produces the protein MRIESMSIERFGMLSRCAIEPGEGATLIYGPNEAGKSTWMNFVRFGLFGFPPKLAPAEKYAPPGGGAYGGSVVVSWPDGLRIRIDRSESGAGRGGRSSGFGATLLGEGSASPPIRSAEAEYAARLGPVDGALFRRWFAVGLDDLRQLGALEGEAVGRFLQGAGWGGDGWAAAAAEEKLQSAMDKLYRPRGQREINATLQELEAAQRELRDAKEALGAFNEAVEEGRRLEREIEAAERRLAEKRRELLRLERAAEAQPHAARLAVHRERLAALGGEPEGDWPEDAAERLERLAAALEQAELELERAGRALREAREAAESLPDGRRDAPLLERRGELEALLAEAAVYREQRDRLAAAAEEERHLSERLSELLAQAGPDWTERRLREQRADLAAKDTIRAARDRIASLQRAAEQADAELVSAERLAAQAADAEREERQAIAALDDRLAALDAMIGAPEDDRAAAALWESLAAETAAWRAERESALVRERAEALLADERARLAAEADRQRSAGAAMLRRLAALLGAGGVAAGAAAGWAGAWPAAAGA